CCGGATTGCCCGGAGGGAACGCAGTTTCGTCTGTTGCCCCCGCGGGTGACGGGAATGCTTCGAGCGGGCTGAAGTTTGATGGTGTCGGCGACGGTCATTATGATCCGGCGCGCATGATCAGCCTGAATCAGCTCAAGGCCTGTATCGATCCCGATGCGGAATTCAATCTCAAGGCATCCCTGGCGACCGCCCTGGACACCGATGGACGCTGTGCTGTCCGAAATATGGTGTTCTTTTTCAAACATCCTGAAAACGGTTATACCCTGCAAGTCGATGTATATAATCCCGATAATTTTGTCGATCGATGCGACGCTCTTCGCGCGGCCATCCGATGCGTAAATCCTTAGTAGCGAGGCTAGCTCAATGAAATCAATCAAATCTGCAATCGTTGTCGGAGTGCTGTTGTTGCTGCCAGCCATGGCCGGCGCAACGCAGTGGGGAAACCTGCTGGATGTTGCCTACCGTTTCAGTTGGTACCCAAAAAGCGACCTGCAAGGCCTGTTACAGGAAAAAGGCAGGGAGCACGGTCAAGATCTGAAAAGTTACCGAGATGGCCTGTTGGACAGCCTCACGACCGGCACGGGGCCCGACGGGCGTCTGCGGCAGGACGCTCTGCTCACGGCAAAACCCCTGGCCGATTACTATCGTCTCGCCCTGGCGGAATTCTGTCTCTATCTGGCCAGCGACAATATGGTGCATCTGGACAATGCCGAAATGGTACTGTCCGTCTATCCCGAAAAACAACCCAGGGGTGAAGTTGTTTTCTGGAAGCATCTGATTGCCGCCTACCGGGACATGACGGCTAAAGACAGCCGCCAGTTTGTTTCGTCGGTGTTTGCCTTATGGGAGAATGTTCTGTTGAAACAGGAAGTTGACGATATCCTGATGAACAATTCCTATGCCAAGGTCGGTTTTGTCAGGGAGTTGCCTCATCTGTACGAGAATATCGTGCATCTGGTGGTGCGCCGTGCCATTATCGAGCAGCAAATGCCCGACCTTGCTCCATTGGGAACCATCATTCTTGCCCTGGAAGACAAACTCACTCTGGATAACGGCTACAAAAACCTTGTCCGAGCCATCGTCGAACGCATGGATGGTGTTTCCTCGGACAACTACAATCTCAATTTTGCCGTTGCTTTTCTGGAGGCCACGGCGAATCGCAATGACTTTGAAGCGGCCACCGACGCGGATACCCTGGTTGCCAAATTCAACGATGCGCGTAAGTATTATCAACTTGCCTACAGTTGGGCCGATACCAATAAGGGACGTGCCACCATCATCAGCAATACCATGGGATTTTTGACCTACGTGACCCGCCGCATGGCCGATCCCGACGATGCCGTGGCCAACAGCCGGTTTTTCAAACAGATTCCCGGCATGGCCGTTGCCTATCTTGACGAGGGCATTGAACTTTTCGACAATCTCGCTGTTGCTTCCGGTCAAGCCAGGGATCTTGCTTCCAGCGGATATTACACTCGTACCAATTATCTGACCTCCATGCATCGTTTGTGGGATGCCACCGGGAAGCTTGCCATCATGCTTGCCGATTTGTACAAATCGCAGCGTAAAGCCCACGAAGTAGAAACGCTTTTCCCGGTGGAAAGCCCCTTACTCAAATACTGCGCTCTTTTTAAGCGGCATGCCCGTGTTGATCAGGACATCGTTCCGGACAATGCCTTTTTTCTGGCGGCTTACGCGGCGAGGGAACTTGCCGATCTTTATCAGCGCCTTTCCGAATTCAATACCGGGGTGGATGCTGACGCGCTGTTTTTTGCCTACCAGTTGCAGGCTGTCGAGCTGTTTCCTCTCGATGTTGCCAACATTCTGCAATTGGCTTATCAGGCCAATCTCGATGGGCGGGTTGAGAGTTATTTCCGGTATATGACCCCTTGGCCAGGCGCCTGGAACAATCCAGGATTGTCGATATGTGGTTGAGCAACCACCAGACCCCGTTCAACGCCATGATCGGGCATGCCGGTAAAGAAATACCAGGCGTCATGCTCAACGCCTACACCCATCTCAATGCGATTCGCGAGGCGGAAGGCACGGAGGATGGTTTTTATAAAAAAGTCATCGTCCTGGAAAAAGTCTATGATGAAAGGGTCACTGAAGATGCCGATATGGACGGCATTATGAGTACCCTTGGGCGGTCCGACTTTTCTTCATCGAAACCGGTCTTATTGGCGTCAAACCCGGGTGTTTCCGGAATATCCATCAAAAAAATCGACCGTATTGTCAATTCCGGGCAGCTGTATCCGTTTTCGCGACTTAAAAATACGCTTTTCGGATCGCTTGACGGTCCTGAACATGACTTTTTGCGAGCTCTTTTCTATGAAGTTCCCTATGAACAGCATCAATATGTACAGTTGTTCAGCAACCTGCCATAACAGAAGGTGCGCTTTGTTTTATGGTTGAATGTCATGTTTTTTTACGCTTGACACCCGGTGGGACGATCTGATATCAATATCGGGCTTTTGCGATGAAAGGCCCCGTCGCCAAGTGGTAAGGCAGAGGTCTGCAAAACCTCCATCACCCGTTCGAATCGGGTCGGGGCCTCCAGATAACAAAAAAAGAGCCGGCGATGAACTCGCCGGCTCTTTTTTGTTATCTGGATTTAGCTGAGAATCAATTGCCAAATACGGGAATCATGCTAAGATTGATTTTTGTCAGTCGCAATTGCCCCTGACGATTGTTGCAAGGGAGTTCCTATGCGTCGCATGCCAGCCGTTGCAGGTCATTTTTATCCCGCCGATGCCGAGAGTCTGCGTTCGATGGTAAGCGGGTTTATTGGCAAATCCGCACCATCCAGACCGGCAATAGGAGTCATGGTTCCTCATGCGGGATATGTGTTCTCGGGAAGCTTTGCCGGCAAAACATTCGGGCAGGTGGATGTCCCGCCGAAGGTTCTTATCATCGGACCCAATCATACCGGCTACGGACAATCCCTGGCGGTGTTTTGCCGGGGCAGTTGGGTAACGCCTTTGGGGGAAGTGGCCGTCGAAGAATCCCTGGCCGATAAAATTGTCCGGTCCTACCCGCGGCTATGCGCCGATGATCTTGCTCATCGTTTTGAGCATTCTCTGGAGGTCCAACTTCCTTTTATTCAGATCAAGAACCCCCAGGCCCGGATAGTGCCCATCTGCCTTGCCCCCGTCCCGCTGCATGAACTGTTATTGCTCGGTGAGGCCATAGGGAAGGTACTGGCAGAGGAGCCGGATCCCGTTCTGCTGGTGGCCAGTTCTGATATGACCCATTACGAACCCGGACAGCTCGCCAGGCAAAAAGATCGGATGGCGCTTGAAAAAATCTGTCGACTGGATCCGGAAGGTTTGTATCGAACGGTAAGCGATGAACACATCAGCATGTGCGGGGTTGTTTCAATGGTGGTGATGCTTGCGGCTGCCAAATGTCTCGGAGCCCTCAAGGGTGAGGTTGTCTGCTACGGCAATTCCGGCGAAGTGACCGGCGATCAGTCCGAAGTGGTCGGCTATGCCGGAGTTGTCGTCGAATAACAGAGCGTGCTTCCTCCCTGTTGTCCATCAGTCCTGGGATCCGCTAAATCAGGCGACGTCACAGGTAACCCGGTTGCGTCCTTCCTGCTTGCTCTGGTACATAAGGCGGTCAGCGCGTTTGATCAGGCTGCCCGAGGAATCATCCATTTTCCCCAATGTGGCCCCGATACTGATGGTTACGCCGATGCGCTCGCCATTGTGCATGGTAAAGGATTCCTCGACCAGCATGCGGATTCGCTCGGCAACCTCACACAGTGTTGTGGCATCGACATTGCGCAGCAGGCCGACAAATTCTTCGCCACCCCATCGGCAAAAGGTGTCGAAGGGACGGCAGTTGCTCTTCAGGGTGTTGCCTACAAGCCTGAGTACCTCATCCCCTAAATCGTGTCCGTACGTATCGTTGATCTGCTTGAAATGGTCGATGTCGAAAAACAGCACTCCAAGCGGCCAGTCATAGCGATAACGTTCCTGAAGGCGGACTTCCATTTCCCGTTCCAGTCCCGTGCGGTTGATCAGGCCGGTCAAGGGGTCGATCAGGGCCAGGCGGCGCAATTCTTCCAGTTGCAGCAGAATGCCGGTTTTTTCGCTCAGATCGGAGAACAGCTCCGTCGCGCCCACAACCGTGCCGCTGGCATCATGGACCGGGCAGATGCGCACCCTTACCGGCAGACGGTGCCCGGCCTGGTGGTGGAGATAGACATCGGCCTCGACGCACCGGTTTTCCTCCATGGCCTTGACCAGGGGGCACCGCTCCGTGCAGAGATGAATTCCTTCGCCATCCACGTGTCTGAGAAGATTGTCCTGGCAGTGCGTGCCGAGCATTTGCGTGGCATTAAACCCGGTAATGCGGGTCGCGGTGCGATTCCAGAAGCAAATTGTTCTCTGACGGTCGACATAATAAAATCCGTCCGACAGGCTGTCCAGCAGATGCTGTAAATCGGGCGTGAATCGAAGCAAAAGAGATGTCCTTTCCCGGGAATATGAGCATCGGTATAAAAGCGTCGGGTCCGGCAAAACTGCCGCACGACAACCGGTATGTGCGGTACCCTCAGGGCAATATATTTGAAATGGCTGAATTTTTCAAAAGCATATTTCAAGGTGTCGGCCGCTTTCCGGTCGCAAATAACCGCTTGTCAAGCCTGTTTCTTTGCAGTATAAAAGTGTGGGCTGTCAAAAAGACAGCCCGTTTTTATTTTTACGCTTACAGGAGAATGTGATGTCCAGATTGCGTGTCCGTTTTGCGCCCAGCCCGACGGGCTATCTGCATATTGGCGGTGCCCGAACTGCCCTGTTCAATTATCTGCTGGCTCGCCGGGAAAAGGGCGTATTTGTACTCCGGATTGAGGATACGGATGTTGCCCGCTCAACCCAGGAATCCGTGGATGCTATCTTGCAGGCCATGGACTGGCTGGGAATGCATTGCGACGAGGGGCCTGTTTATCAGTCGGACCGCTTCGATCTGTACCGGGCTAAAATTGATCAACTGCTGACCGAAGGCAAGGCTTACCGCTGCTACTGTTCGGCAGATGATCTCGAACGCAAACGGGAAGACGCACTCAAGGAAGGGCGCAAGCCCAAATACGACGGAACCTGCCGTGAAGGGCAGCAGGGGACAGCTGAAGACCGTCCCTTTGTCGTACGTTTCAAAGCGCCCCAGGAAGGAGAGACGACCTTTGTCGATCGCATCAAGGGGAGCATTACCTTCCAGAACGATGAGCTGGACGATTTAATCATTCAGCGTACCGACGGAACGCCAACCTACAATTTTGTGGTTGTTGTGGACGACGCGGAGATGGGAATCAATCTGGTTCTGCGTGGCGACGACCATATCAACAACACGCCGAGGCAGATAATGCTGTATGAAGCCCTTGGCTACCCCGTACCCGACTTTGCCCATGTGCCGATGATTCTCGGAGCGGACAAAAGCCGGCTGTCCAAACGGCATGGCGCTACATCGGTGATGGCTTATAAAGAGATGGGATATCTGCCCGAAGCACTGGTCAATTACCTGGTGCGGTTGGGCTGGTCTCATGGCGACCAGGAAATTTTTTCCATGGATGAGCTGATCCAGTTGTTCAACCTTGAAAATATCGGAAAATCGGCCAGCGTTTTCAATCCTGAAAAACTGTTATGGCTCAACAGTCACTATATCAAGACCGGTGATCCGGAACGCCTGGCGGATCTGCTCAGGGAGCACCTTGCCTTTGAAGGAATCGCGGTTGGCGAGGACCGGCCGTTAACGTCCATCGTTACGGCACTTCAGGACCGCAGTAAAACCCTCATTGAAATGGCCCGGCAAGCGGTGTGCTTTCTGGTCGACGAGGTCAATTTTGACGAAGCTGCGGTGGCAAAATTCCTGGGAGAGGAAAGTCGCCTTCCTTTAAAAGGTCTTCTGAACGATCTTGAAACATGTTCAGATTGGCGGGAGGAGGCTCTGGATCCGGTCTTTAAAAAGGTGCTGGAGTCTCAGGGGCTCAAATTTGCAAAGCTCGCCCAACCTGCCAGGGTCGCGTTGACGGGAAGCACCAACGGGCCAGGCATCTGTCAGATCATGCAGATCCTTGGAAAGGAAAAAACCCTCGATCGCCTGCGGAATGTTCTTTCCCGACCGGCTTAAAACTGTCGCTCAGGGGCGGTAACTCATTTTATGGCATTGACAGGGTGTTTTGCCGAGGCACAACAGGCAGGGCACCCTGTTCTGCATGGTCTGCGCATGCGCTTCGAGGTTTGGTCGGCCTGCGGTTTTATTTTTTTTAAGGGGAACAGGTTCCGTTATGTCGGAAACTCATCGCAAAGCAGTCTGGCTGAAAGATTACACGCCGCCGGCGTTTGTGGTCGATGCTGCAAAAATAAATTTTATCCTTGGCGAAGAAGTTGTTGAGGTGCACACGGAGTTGCAGGTGCGGCGGAACCCCGCTGTGAGCCTTGGGTCGGGAGGCTTTTTTCTTGACGGCAAGGACCTTGCGCTGCGCTGCCTGAAAATGGATGGCCGGCGTGTTGCCCCCCACGGTTTCACCGTGGATCAACATGGTTTGCGGATCCATGGTGTTCCCGACCGTTTTACCCTGGAAACCGTGGTGGCAATTCGTCCGCAGGATAATACGGCCCTGGAGGGGCTGTACCGTTCAGGCGCCATGTTCTGTACCCAGTGTGAACCCGAAGGCTTTCGACGCATCACTTTTTTCCCGGATCGTCCCGATGTGCTGACCCGGTTCACCACCACGATCACCGCCGACCTTGATCGCTACCCGGTACTGCTTTCCAATGGTAATCCTGTCTCGACGGAAACCCTCCCGCAGGGGCGGCATCGTGTCGTCTGGCAGGATCCGTTTCCCAAACCCTCCTATCTGTTCGCCATGGTTGCGGGTGATCTGGCCGTCGAAGAAGACTTTTACGTGACACGTTCGGGACGTCAGGTTCAGTTGCGGATTTATCTGGAAAAGCATAACCGTGGCCGGGGAAAGCATGCCCTTGGAGCTTTGAAAAAAGCCATGCGCTGGGATGAGGAGGTCTATGGACTCGAATACGATCTGGATCTCTATATGATAGTCGCCGCCGATGACTTCAATATGGGCGCCATGGAAAACAAGGGTCTGAATATTTTCAATTCGAAATATGTGCTGGCTGACAGTGACATGGCTACCGATGCCGATTTTCAGGCTATCGAGGAGGTTGTCGCTCATGAGTATTTTCATAACTGGACCGGGAACCGGGTTACCTGCAGGGACTGGTTCCAGCTCAGTCTCAAGGAAGGCCTTACGGTTTTCAGGGATCAGGAATTTTCGGCTGATCTGG
This portion of the Syntrophotalea acetylenica genome encodes:
- the amrB gene encoding AmmeMemoRadiSam system protein B gives rise to the protein MRRMPAVAGHFYPADAESLRSMVSGFIGKSAPSRPAIGVMVPHAGYVFSGSFAGKTFGQVDVPPKVLIIGPNHTGYGQSLAVFCRGSWVTPLGEVAVEESLADKIVRSYPRLCADDLAHRFEHSLEVQLPFIQIKNPQARIVPICLAPVPLHELLLLGEAIGKVLAEEPDPVLLVASSDMTHYEPGQLARQKDRMALEKICRLDPEGLYRTVSDEHISMCGVVSMVVMLAAAKCLGALKGEVVCYGNSGEVTGDQSEVVGYAGVVVE
- a CDS encoding GGDEF domain-containing protein produces the protein MLRFTPDLQHLLDSLSDGFYYVDRQRTICFWNRTATRITGFNATQMLGTHCQDNLLRHVDGEGIHLCTERCPLVKAMEENRCVEADVYLHHQAGHRLPVRVRICPVHDASGTVVGATELFSDLSEKTGILLQLEELRRLALIDPLTGLINRTGLEREMEVRLQERYRYDWPLGVLFFDIDHFKQINDTYGHDLGDEVLRLVGNTLKSNCRPFDTFCRWGGEEFVGLLRNVDATTLCEVAERIRMLVEESFTMHNGERIGVTISIGATLGKMDDSSGSLIKRADRLMYQSKQEGRNRVTCDVA
- the gltX gene encoding glutamate--tRNA ligase is translated as MSRLRVRFAPSPTGYLHIGGARTALFNYLLARREKGVFVLRIEDTDVARSTQESVDAILQAMDWLGMHCDEGPVYQSDRFDLYRAKIDQLLTEGKAYRCYCSADDLERKREDALKEGRKPKYDGTCREGQQGTAEDRPFVVRFKAPQEGETTFVDRIKGSITFQNDELDDLIIQRTDGTPTYNFVVVVDDAEMGINLVLRGDDHINNTPRQIMLYEALGYPVPDFAHVPMILGADKSRLSKRHGATSVMAYKEMGYLPEALVNYLVRLGWSHGDQEIFSMDELIQLFNLENIGKSASVFNPEKLLWLNSHYIKTGDPERLADLLREHLAFEGIAVGEDRPLTSIVTALQDRSKTLIEMARQAVCFLVDEVNFDEAAVAKFLGEESRLPLKGLLNDLETCSDWREEALDPVFKKVLESQGLKFAKLAQPARVALTGSTNGPGICQIMQILGKEKTLDRLRNVLSRPA
- the pepN gene encoding aminopeptidase N; the protein is MSETHRKAVWLKDYTPPAFVVDAAKINFILGEEVVEVHTELQVRRNPAVSLGSGGFFLDGKDLALRCLKMDGRRVAPHGFTVDQHGLRIHGVPDRFTLETVVAIRPQDNTALEGLYRSGAMFCTQCEPEGFRRITFFPDRPDVLTRFTTTITADLDRYPVLLSNGNPVSTETLPQGRHRVVWQDPFPKPSYLFAMVAGDLAVEEDFYVTRSGRQVQLRIYLEKHNRGRGKHALGALKKAMRWDEEVYGLEYDLDLYMIVAADDFNMGAMENKGLNIFNSKYVLADSDMATDADFQAIEEVVAHEYFHNWTGNRVTCRDWFQLSLKEGLTVFRDQEFSADLVAMSLKRIHDVRLLRTVQFAEDSGPLAHPVRPESYQEINNFYTATVYEKGAEIVRMLRNLIGARGFRRGLDLYFERYDGQAVTIEDFLRSMEDAANIDLSQFRLWYSQSGTPKVVVSDSYDANRREYSLTLRQQCQPTPGQPEKRPLHIPVALALFDNTGGQIPLCLPGAPDPDLGPSTVVSLCQKEQTFRFGNVPCRPVPSLLRGFSAPVRLDYDYSDADLRFLMVHDSDAFNRWDAAQKLACRIILRCVDQLRTGADFALDPILSQAFTEVLDGDLGDKGLAAQMLMLPSENFLAEQQDCIDIDAICQARQKVRQALGGS